A part of Leptospira wolffii serovar Khorat str. Khorat-H2 genomic DNA contains:
- a CDS encoding methyl-accepting chemotaxis protein, with the protein MQRNSLKLVLLAVISATIAILTIGITTFAYFTAKRYVEDAYIDEMKKISRIGGKYVKYFFDNQFAIATHTAENPQVVQASITRNKEILNPLLAGLVKSIGVYENVFLSTPESNPLIFADATGKANNFRWGGTGFDDNIKAALEGKNFKSKVGASPVTGEPVTLLTIPIKQGTAVIAILGVSISLNSLTEQIVSGITIGHDGYIAVVDSNGVVVGHPDKSLILKLDLTKFEWGKELMNLKTEEHMEYFFKKDKIATIYNIDEYDLKVSAIASKDELAEIVHQMLYRILIIGLVFLLISVFAIYKLIDVRLHPLQEAREIFRSMSSGDLRADLKIYHEDEIGDLSKDTNSFLESLRASVSEIQRIAYELASSSEELSGSSENFSNGAQSTAASTEQMSATIEEMAAGMDNISGSTDNQYRNISEFQGRISELSLSVKQIGEEIQNTLNMAKSISQQAKKGEESLSGMNAMISNILKSSGEMTAIIGIINDISDQTQLLALNAAIEAARAGEAGKGFAVVAEEISKLSEKTASSIKSISAMISKNTGELDSGAKGIQSSTEIIHAIIRNVDNVSEAMDRLYAITGSQTDINRIVTENATRVGSEAESVKLATDEQKKAVSEISQVITQINEHTINTASGAEEMSASARNLSNTAEILRSIAEKFKL; encoded by the coding sequence ATGCAAAGAAACAGTTTGAAACTCGTCTTATTAGCGGTCATCAGCGCGACCATAGCAATTCTGACCATAGGAATCACCACATTCGCGTATTTCACCGCCAAGAGATACGTGGAAGACGCATATATAGACGAAATGAAGAAGATCTCGCGGATCGGAGGAAAATACGTTAAGTATTTCTTCGATAACCAATTCGCGATCGCCACGCATACCGCGGAAAATCCCCAGGTTGTGCAGGCTTCGATCACAAGAAATAAGGAAATACTCAATCCTCTTCTGGCTGGTTTGGTAAAATCGATCGGAGTCTACGAAAACGTGTTTCTTTCCACTCCCGAATCGAACCCTTTGATCTTCGCGGACGCCACCGGAAAAGCGAATAACTTCCGCTGGGGAGGGACAGGTTTCGATGACAATATCAAAGCGGCTCTAGAAGGAAAGAATTTCAAGAGTAAAGTCGGGGCCTCCCCCGTAACCGGAGAGCCGGTGACTCTACTTACAATTCCTATTAAACAAGGAACCGCCGTCATCGCTATCCTGGGAGTATCCATTTCGTTGAACTCGCTAACGGAACAGATCGTTTCCGGAATAACGATAGGACACGACGGTTATATCGCCGTAGTGGACTCCAACGGAGTAGTGGTGGGTCACCCTGATAAATCCCTGATCTTAAAATTGGATCTTACCAAATTCGAATGGGGAAAGGAGCTCATGAACCTCAAGACCGAGGAACACATGGAGTATTTCTTCAAAAAGGACAAGATCGCCACCATCTACAATATCGACGAGTATGATCTGAAAGTCTCCGCGATCGCCTCAAAGGACGAATTGGCCGAGATAGTGCATCAAATGCTTTATAGAATCTTAATAATAGGTCTCGTCTTCCTTCTAATTTCAGTATTCGCAATCTATAAATTGATCGATGTAAGACTCCATCCGCTACAAGAAGCAAGGGAGATCTTCCGCTCCATGTCTTCCGGGGATCTGAGAGCGGACCTGAAGATTTACCATGAAGACGAGATAGGCGATCTGAGTAAGGACACAAATTCCTTTTTGGAAAGTCTTAGAGCTTCCGTTAGCGAAATCCAAAGGATCGCCTACGAATTGGCGTCCTCTTCCGAAGAATTGTCCGGCAGTTCCGAGAATTTCTCAAACGGCGCGCAATCCACGGCGGCATCCACCGAGCAGATGTCCGCCACCATAGAAGAGATGGCCGCCGGAATGGATAATATATCCGGATCCACGGACAACCAGTATAGAAATATCTCCGAATTCCAAGGAAGAATATCCGAATTATCCTTAAGCGTAAAGCAGATCGGAGAAGAGATACAGAACACCCTGAATATGGCCAAATCCATTTCCCAGCAGGCCAAAAAAGGGGAAGAATCTCTTTCCGGAATGAACGCGATGATTTCCAATATTCTGAAATCCTCGGGAGAGATGACTGCGATCATCGGTATCATCAACGACATCTCTGATCAAACGCAATTACTCGCCTTAAATGCGGCGATAGAAGCGGCACGCGCGGGAGAAGCGGGGAAAGGATTCGCGGTTGTAGCCGAAGAGATTTCCAAACTATCGGAAAAAACCGCATCCTCCATCAAGTCCATCTCTGCAATGATCTCCAAGAATACGGGAGAATTGGATAGCGGTGCCAAGGGAATCCAATCCTCTACGGAGATCATTCACGCGATCATCCGAAACGTGGATAACGTATCCGAGGCAATGGATAGGCTATACGCTATCACGGGTTCCCAAACCGATATCAACCGGATCGTAACGGAAAACGCCACTAGAGTGGGCTCGGAAGCCGAATCCGTGAAATTGGCCACGGACGAGCAGAAGAAGGCGGTGAGCGAAATCTCCCAGGTCATCACTCAGATCAACGAGCACACGATTAATACCGCCTCCGGAGCGGAAGAAATGTCCGCGTCCGCAAGGAACCTGTCCAACACGGCCGAGATATTGAGAAGTATCGCGGAAAAATTCAAACTATAA
- a CDS encoding UDP-N-acetylmuramoyl-L-alanyl-D-glutamate--2,6-diaminopimelate ligase: MKLSKLLERFPEIRLESGKEALDQEVEFVRTDSRKTGLRDIFCIPNSLGEKSLAYAESSEAGFLLFASVHNPGSIRNKIILKSDSDPETLAGPIASFLLGDPSERLKVIGVTGTNGKTSLTHILSFLGEKQGKSCGLIGTIGVKFGSKLVDTGYTTPDPSSLQEILKEMADSGIEYVFMEASSHGLKLGRTNGIRFRAGIFSNLTQDHLDFHPDMQDYLRSKGLLFKALQGSSGNFGVLDSEAPGGKEMSELVHSFGKNLPVFELGPDRIRIENPVFTLESTEYDIHLPENWGGVVKVRTNLLGGFNVRNTALAFVTGLGLGWKKENLLAALQHVPQIPGRFQIHYSPDRSRMAVVDYAHTPDALENILKSIRESRPKELIALFGCGGDRDKTKRPKMGRIAQDLADKVILTSDNPRTEEPESILDDIQRGFTNDYNPMYRDADRAEAIRYGISNLPAGGCLLVAGKGHEDYQIIGKEKRHFDDGEEIEKAFRLFYSG, encoded by the coding sequence TTGAAACTGTCCAAGCTCCTTGAGCGCTTTCCGGAGATTCGATTAGAGTCCGGAAAAGAAGCCCTAGATCAGGAAGTGGAGTTCGTTAGGACCGATTCCCGTAAGACGGGTCTCAGGGATATATTCTGCATTCCTAATTCGTTAGGGGAAAAAAGCCTCGCATACGCGGAGAGTTCCGAAGCGGGATTCCTTCTATTCGCTTCCGTTCATAATCCGGGAAGTATCCGAAACAAAATCATTCTTAAATCCGATTCGGATCCGGAAACTCTCGCCGGACCCATCGCTTCCTTCTTACTGGGAGATCCTTCGGAAAGATTGAAAGTGATAGGTGTGACCGGTACGAACGGCAAGACTTCCCTGACTCATATTCTTTCTTTTCTAGGAGAGAAGCAGGGAAAATCCTGCGGTCTCATCGGCACAATAGGCGTGAAGTTCGGAAGTAAGTTAGTCGACACCGGATATACCACTCCGGATCCGAGCAGCCTCCAGGAAATTCTGAAGGAAATGGCGGATTCCGGGATTGAATACGTCTTTATGGAAGCGAGTTCCCACGGATTGAAATTGGGAAGAACCAACGGAATCCGTTTCCGGGCAGGCATATTTTCCAATCTTACCCAAGACCATCTTGATTTTCATCCCGATATGCAGGATTACCTTCGAAGCAAGGGTCTTTTGTTTAAAGCATTGCAAGGGAGTTCCGGAAATTTCGGAGTCTTGGATTCCGAAGCGCCCGGGGGAAAAGAGATGTCGGAACTAGTCCATTCTTTCGGAAAAAATCTCCCCGTCTTCGAATTGGGGCCGGATCGGATCCGCATAGAGAATCCCGTTTTCACTTTGGAAAGTACAGAGTATGATATTCATCTTCCAGAAAATTGGGGAGGAGTCGTTAAAGTTCGAACCAACCTTTTGGGAGGCTTTAATGTTAGAAACACGGCTCTTGCTTTTGTGACCGGTTTGGGATTGGGATGGAAGAAGGAAAATCTACTCGCCGCCTTGCAGCATGTGCCTCAGATTCCCGGGAGATTCCAGATTCATTATAGCCCGGATCGTTCCCGGATGGCTGTCGTAGATTATGCTCATACTCCCGACGCGTTGGAGAATATTCTTAAGAGTATCCGAGAATCCCGACCAAAGGAGCTCATCGCTCTTTTCGGATGTGGAGGGGATAGGGATAAGACCAAGCGTCCTAAAATGGGAAGGATCGCCCAGGATCTTGCGGATAAAGTCATTCTTACTTCCGATAATCCTAGAACGGAAGAGCCGGAATCCATTTTGGACGATATCCAAAGAGGCTTCACGAACGATTACAATCCTATGTATAGGGACGCGGATCGGGCAGAGGCGATTCGTTACGGAATTTCGAATTTACCTGCGGGTGGCTGTCTACTCGTGGCGGGAAAGGGACACGAGGATTACCAGATCATCGGAAAAGAAAAACGCCATTTCGACGATGGAGAGGAAATAGAAAAGGCTTTTAGGCTCTTTTACTCGGGTTGA
- a CDS encoding CheR family methyltransferase produces MEEIFSQLSQISDEEFKFIKDLMYKETGIFLADHKKIMVQSRLNSRARMFKMTNVSEYIKALQADRKFFESELTELINRITTNKTDFFRENHHFEFMKSTFFPSVEERAAKSGKKSLRIWSSACSTGEEPYTIAITCAEYFALKPGWDIKIYASDIDTNVVKTAQEGIYKADRLEPVDDSLKKKYFLKVNGQSGKAEDLYQVRPEIRSMIEFKKANLLETPYPIREKMDCIFCRNVIIYFDKQTQKKIFENFEEVLKDRGLLVIGHSETLFGISEAYKFLGHTVYQKKPKI; encoded by the coding sequence ATGGAAGAAATCTTTTCCCAACTTTCCCAGATCTCCGATGAGGAGTTTAAGTTCATTAAGGATTTAATGTATAAGGAGACCGGAATATTTCTTGCGGATCATAAAAAGATCATGGTCCAATCCCGTTTGAATTCTCGGGCGAGAATGTTCAAAATGACGAACGTATCCGAATACATAAAAGCTCTCCAGGCGGATCGTAAATTTTTCGAAAGCGAACTGACCGAACTTATCAATAGAATTACCACGAATAAAACCGATTTCTTTCGGGAGAATCATCATTTCGAGTTTATGAAGTCCACCTTCTTTCCTTCCGTCGAGGAAAGGGCGGCGAAATCGGGTAAGAAAAGTCTGCGAATCTGGTCGAGCGCCTGTTCTACGGGCGAGGAGCCTTATACTATCGCCATTACCTGTGCCGAATATTTCGCCCTCAAGCCTGGTTGGGACATTAAGATATACGCGTCCGATATCGACACGAACGTAGTTAAGACGGCGCAGGAGGGAATCTATAAGGCGGATCGTTTGGAGCCTGTGGACGATTCCTTAAAGAAAAAATATTTCCTAAAAGTGAATGGCCAAAGCGGAAAGGCGGAGGATTTGTATCAGGTTCGTCCCGAAATCAGGTCCATGATCGAATTCAAAAAGGCAAATCTTCTCGAAACCCCGTATCCGATCCGCGAGAAGATGGATTGTATCTTCTGTAGAAACGTGATCATTTATTTCGATAAACAGACCCAGAAAAAGATTTTCGAGAATTTCGAAGAGGTCCTGAAGGACAGAGGACTCTTGGTGATCGGCCACTCCGAGACTCTTTTCGGAATTTCCGAGGCTTATAAGTTTCTGGGGCATACGGTTTATCAAAAGAAGCCGAAAATCTGA
- a CDS encoding LIC11874 family lipoprotein, whose amino-acid sequence MLPGFFRLIPRFLLLSIFFTFIGCFEYEETLSINPNLSGTLEVTYVVPTKRKSDESLIKFLPTRKEEILNRLNKGFFYKSLTLKDYTFQKLESSEAEPGAFREKAKVSYKLEFTDISQLESILVGNVQIKKEKANTIYIKREFPSITKSPESLLMDGEKKLLSETLRLLRGSAMLFKVNFPITSVCYTNRGEQSLGKLTYRLPLADTIEKSGNKSWDYRITMIF is encoded by the coding sequence ATGCTTCCGGGTTTCTTTCGTCTTATTCCCAGATTCCTACTACTCTCCATATTCTTCACTTTTATAGGTTGTTTCGAATACGAGGAGACCCTAAGTATAAATCCGAACCTGAGCGGGACCTTAGAGGTTACCTATGTGGTTCCCACAAAAAGGAAATCGGATGAGTCTCTGATCAAATTTCTTCCTACACGTAAGGAGGAGATCTTGAACCGTTTGAATAAGGGATTCTTTTACAAAAGTCTAACATTAAAAGATTACACTTTTCAGAAGTTGGAAAGTTCCGAAGCGGAACCCGGCGCATTTCGGGAAAAGGCCAAGGTTAGCTACAAATTGGAATTCACGGATATTTCCCAACTGGAGAGCATTCTCGTCGGGAACGTGCAGATCAAAAAAGAGAAGGCAAATACGATCTATATCAAACGCGAATTTCCTTCCATTACCAAATCTCCGGAATCCTTGCTGATGGACGGAGAAAAGAAATTATTAAGCGAGACCCTACGACTCTTAAGAGGAAGCGCTATGCTCTTTAAGGTGAACTTTCCGATTACTTCCGTTTGCTATACGAACCGGGGAGAGCAAAGCCTGGGAAAATTGACGTATAGGCTGCCATTGGCGGATACGATCGAAAAGTCCGGGAACAAGTCCTGGGACTATCGTATCACGATGATATTTTAG
- a CDS encoding rhodanese-like domain-containing protein — translation MKSYRILLAILLVVSPLFLFCGKPKAQQEIADWVKDGALVVDVRSPEEYAQEHFPGAVNIPIDSVSSRLDEFGGKDRKIVLYCRSGGRSARAASILEKEGFTGVKDAGGIRNLFDSASKN, via the coding sequence ATGAAATCTTATCGTATTTTACTCGCGATTCTTCTTGTCGTATCGCCTTTGTTCCTATTTTGCGGAAAGCCTAAGGCTCAACAGGAAATAGCGGATTGGGTGAAAGACGGGGCTCTCGTCGTGGACGTTCGTTCTCCGGAGGAATATGCCCAAGAACATTTTCCGGGTGCGGTGAATATTCCTATCGATAGCGTTTCTTCCCGTTTGGACGAGTTCGGCGGCAAAGATAGAAAAATAGTTCTGTATTGTCGGTCCGGAGGAAGGAGCGCCCGTGCTGCATCGATTCTTGAGAAAGAGGGATTTACCGGTGTAAAAGACGCCGGCGGAATCCGGAATCTTTTCGATTCGGCTTCCAAGAATTAA
- the rsmH gene encoding 16S rRNA (cytosine(1402)-N(4))-methyltransferase RsmH — translation MEPVHYSVLYREILSFFLSALDKDQEWLFLDGTAGEGGHSLLLLEQFPNSNLILLDRDSVMLSRAKARISKYSSRVIPIEANFSDVDPEFLREHGIDSPPNGILLDLGISTFHLLHAGRGFSFRENEPLDMRLSSSGGISAEDVVNTYPEKALSKIFYEYGEERWTKKIVEAILERRRHSRIGYSGDLAQLVSRVIPRKFWPPGRHPATRVFQALRIEVNQELLHIEVGVKKLLESLAPGGLFQVISFHSLEDRIVKNLFRDYARSGQAKLLTKKPVLPGEEETKENPASRSAKLRVILKGSPSDTNNEEEEEEEE, via the coding sequence TTGGAACCTGTCCATTATTCCGTATTATATAGAGAGATCTTATCCTTCTTCCTCTCCGCTTTGGATAAAGATCAAGAGTGGCTTTTTCTGGACGGCACGGCAGGAGAAGGAGGACATAGCCTTCTTCTTTTGGAACAGTTTCCGAATTCGAACCTGATTCTTCTGGATAGGGACTCGGTCATGCTTTCTCGGGCCAAGGCGAGAATCTCGAAATATTCTTCCAGAGTTATTCCCATAGAAGCTAATTTTTCGGATGTGGATCCTGAGTTCCTACGCGAGCACGGGATAGATTCGCCTCCGAACGGTATTCTACTCGATTTAGGCATCTCTACTTTTCATCTCTTGCATGCCGGGAGAGGATTCAGCTTTCGAGAAAACGAGCCCTTAGATATGAGGCTCTCTTCGTCCGGAGGAATTTCCGCGGAAGACGTGGTGAACACTTATCCGGAAAAGGCTTTAAGCAAAATCTTTTACGAATACGGAGAGGAGCGTTGGACCAAGAAAATCGTGGAAGCGATCTTGGAACGAAGAAGGCATTCTCGTATCGGATACTCAGGCGATCTGGCGCAATTGGTTTCACGGGTGATTCCCAGAAAGTTTTGGCCGCCGGGCCGTCATCCGGCTACCCGAGTTTTCCAGGCGCTTAGAATCGAAGTGAACCAGGAGCTCCTACATATCGAAGTAGGAGTGAAAAAACTTTTGGAGTCACTGGCACCCGGCGGTTTATTCCAAGTGATTTCCTTTCATTCTTTAGAAGATCGGATTGTAAAGAATCTCTTCCGAGACTATGCACGTAGCGGTCAGGCGAAACTTCTTACTAAAAAGCCGGTACTTCCCGGAGAAGAGGAAACGAAAGAAAATCCCGCCTCTCGGTCCGCAAAATTGAGAGTTATATTAAAGGGAAGTCCCTCCGATACTAATAATGAAGAAGAGGAGGAGGAAGAAGAATGA
- a CDS encoding STAS domain-containing protein: MSQPEPILIQVNYDILNGDHEDLRAFLNSHLEGNPSSVILDLSDIQVLTSVALGSLVAFANRLKGQGISLETINVGDKLLEIIKLVALDQALGIR; the protein is encoded by the coding sequence ATGAGTCAGCCGGAACCGATTCTGATCCAGGTAAACTATGATATCCTTAACGGAGATCATGAGGATTTGCGCGCCTTTCTGAATTCTCATTTGGAGGGAAATCCCTCGTCTGTGATTCTGGATCTAAGCGACATCCAAGTTCTCACTTCGGTGGCCTTGGGTTCTTTGGTCGCCTTTGCAAACAGACTTAAGGGCCAAGGTATTTCTCTGGAAACGATCAACGTCGGCGACAAGCTCTTGGAAATCATCAAACTGGTTGCGCTGGACCAGGCCTTAGGAATCCGCTAA
- a CDS encoding menaquinone biosynthetic enzyme MqnA/MqnD family protein, whose protein sequence is MRIGIVKHLNARPLSWGFEEDSRFKVVPENPSLLKDYLLRGLVDVGLISSIECLRNADVLNVSMKVGVCASRQVRSIKFFKNKKEPYPPYRILTDNGSRTSMALVRVLVHNDSGHLPEVAPTDPKIIKEEISIGRGSHMLFGDNALFAEWDPEIYEVKDLAEWWYETTGTSFIFALWASKKPLELPDSFFEESLAYGKAHIEEIIQRETRLPSDLVRKYLTEELHYEISDSDRRGFELFGKYCEELGIL, encoded by the coding sequence GTGAGAATAGGAATCGTTAAACATCTGAACGCTCGACCGCTATCCTGGGGATTCGAGGAAGACTCCCGATTTAAAGTCGTCCCCGAGAACCCTTCTCTTCTTAAGGACTATCTTTTACGAGGTTTGGTCGACGTAGGATTGATCTCCTCCATAGAATGCCTTAGAAACGCGGACGTATTAAACGTATCCATGAAAGTGGGCGTATGCGCCTCCCGCCAAGTTCGGTCCATAAAATTCTTCAAAAACAAAAAAGAACCCTATCCCCCCTATCGTATCCTAACGGATAATGGATCTAGAACCAGTATGGCATTGGTCCGGGTATTGGTGCATAACGATTCCGGACACCTTCCGGAAGTTGCACCTACCGATCCTAAGATCATCAAGGAAGAAATTTCCATCGGCCGGGGTTCTCATATGCTATTTGGCGACAACGCGTTATTTGCGGAATGGGACCCGGAAATCTACGAAGTGAAAGATCTGGCGGAATGGTGGTATGAAACGACGGGAACATCCTTCATATTCGCGTTATGGGCCTCCAAGAAACCCCTGGAATTGCCGGATAGTTTTTTCGAAGAATCCCTTGCTTACGGAAAAGCGCATATAGAAGAGATCATCCAAAGGGAGACTCGACTTCCTTCCGATTTGGTGAGAAAATATCTCACGGAAGAATTACATTATGAAATTTCAGACTCCGATCGTCGCGGATTCGAGCTATTCGGAAAATACTGCGAAGAGTTGGGAATACTGTAA
- a CDS encoding methyl-accepting chemotaxis protein produces MQKSSLKFILLASGVAILATLTLLISGTAYYFGQQRITENYLSQMRNVSAVVAQEVDSFLESHANVAKTIAEDERVLQTVRTRRPIANDYLKEMFIRYGIYENVFILPLEGEMQILADSLDGKSLGYKVEDDRLKENIDAVREGKILLGTPQKSPITGLPVAVLSVPIKDGNRIVGALNIALSFDIVSEKITNKIKVGEQGYISLMSQNGVVIAHPKKEMILNLDVAKEPYGQKMMQLQTGEIFEFTFHGADRFSTVARLDNWKMTVIVIQPRSEIRSTLFELLLFIGLTGLITVALSVFALYILLKKRLGPLENASRLFQSMAEGDLRSDIQVVYRDEIGSMSADLNLFIGSLRTSLKDIQRIAFELASAAEELTSSSQGFATGAQSTAASSEEMSATVEEMSAGMESISATTDNQYSNITEFHTRIKELSAGVRKIGAEIQNTLGIAKSISFEAKKGEESLNGMSGMIENILTSSGEMKSIIGIINDISDQTQLLALNAAIEAARAGEAGKGFAVVAEEISKLSVKTASSIKSIGEMINKNNSELDVGAKGIRSSVEILHNIIKNVDSVGEAMNHLYEITSAQESVNRDVDEQSDRVGKEAESVKLATDEQKRAVREIAQVITQINEHTLNTASGSEEMSSSAQNLASTAEVLRSITEKFKI; encoded by the coding sequence ATGCAAAAAAGCAGCCTTAAGTTCATACTCTTAGCATCCGGAGTCGCTATACTCGCCACTCTGACTCTGTTGATCTCGGGAACGGCATATTATTTCGGCCAACAGCGAATAACCGAGAATTATCTATCCCAAATGAGGAATGTTTCGGCGGTGGTGGCCCAGGAGGTCGACTCTTTCCTGGAATCGCACGCTAACGTGGCAAAGACGATCGCCGAGGATGAGCGCGTCTTACAAACCGTACGCACACGAAGACCGATAGCGAACGATTACCTAAAAGAGATGTTTATCCGTTACGGAATCTATGAGAACGTTTTCATTCTGCCGCTGGAAGGCGAAATGCAGATTCTAGCGGATAGTCTGGACGGAAAATCCTTGGGTTACAAAGTGGAAGACGATCGTCTCAAGGAAAATATCGACGCCGTCCGGGAAGGAAAGATCTTACTCGGCACTCCCCAAAAATCCCCGATCACGGGCTTGCCTGTGGCTGTATTATCCGTTCCGATCAAGGACGGGAATCGAATCGTCGGAGCATTGAATATAGCCCTCTCTTTCGATATAGTCTCGGAGAAAATCACCAATAAGATAAAAGTAGGAGAGCAAGGCTATATTTCCTTAATGAGTCAAAACGGAGTAGTCATCGCACATCCTAAAAAGGAAATGATTTTGAACCTGGACGTAGCGAAGGAACCCTATGGCCAAAAAATGATGCAGCTCCAAACCGGAGAGATCTTCGAGTTCACCTTTCATGGAGCCGACCGTTTTTCGACCGTCGCCCGCTTGGATAATTGGAAAATGACGGTCATAGTCATACAACCAAGGTCCGAAATCCGCAGCACATTATTCGAGCTACTCCTATTCATCGGACTTACCGGTTTGATAACCGTAGCGCTTTCCGTCTTCGCACTTTACATTCTTCTCAAGAAGAGATTAGGCCCTTTGGAAAACGCAAGTCGCCTGTTCCAATCGATGGCGGAAGGAGATCTGAGATCCGATATCCAGGTCGTTTACCGGGACGAAATCGGATCCATGAGCGCGGACTTGAATCTATTCATAGGAAGCTTAAGAACCTCCCTGAAGGACATCCAGAGGATCGCGTTCGAATTGGCCTCGGCGGCGGAGGAGCTCACCTCCTCCTCCCAAGGATTCGCCACAGGAGCCCAGTCCACAGCGGCTTCCTCGGAAGAGATGTCCGCGACGGTGGAAGAAATGTCGGCCGGAATGGAAAGCATTTCCGCTACGACGGATAACCAATATTCGAATATTACGGAATTCCATACAAGAATCAAGGAACTCTCCGCGGGCGTAAGAAAGATCGGTGCGGAAATACAGAATACCCTAGGCATCGCGAAATCCATATCTTTCGAGGCAAAAAAGGGAGAAGAATCCTTGAACGGAATGAGCGGGATGATAGAAAATATCCTAACCTCATCCGGAGAGATGAAGTCCATCATCGGAATCATCAACGATATCTCGGATCAGACCCAACTACTCGCCCTGAACGCCGCGATAGAAGCCGCTCGCGCCGGAGAGGCGGGAAAAGGATTTGCAGTGGTCGCCGAAGAGATATCCAAACTCTCAGTAAAGACCGCGTCCTCCATTAAATCGATCGGAGAGATGATCAACAAGAACAACTCGGAATTGGATGTGGGAGCGAAAGGAATACGTTCCTCCGTAGAGATCCTACACAATATCATCAAGAACGTGGATTCGGTGGGCGAGGCGATGAATCATCTTTACGAAATCACTTCGGCTCAGGAATCCGTAAACCGGGATGTGGACGAACAATCGGACCGAGTCGGCAAAGAGGCAGAGTCCGTGAAACTCGCAACCGACGAGCAGAAAAGGGCAGTCAGAGAAATCGCGCAAGTCATCACTCAGATCAACGAGCATACGCTGAATACCGCTTCCGGATCCGAAGAAATGTCTTCCTCCGCCCAAAACCTCGCTTCGACCGCGGAAGTTCTCAGAAGTATAACGGAAAAATTTAAAATATAG